Proteins encoded together in one Nostoc sp. PCC 7524 window:
- a CDS encoding LysR family transcriptional regulator produces the protein MKISQLRAVVAVAERGNFSEAALELQLTQPAVSHAIATLEEELGILLFARGRHGAALTPAGERILHHIRQAMQHLEMMQQEANLHKGLRDEMRKAPV, from the coding sequence ATGAAAATTTCCCAACTTCGCGCCGTAGTTGCAGTAGCGGAGCGCGGCAATTTTAGTGAAGCTGCTTTAGAATTACAACTGACTCAACCGGCAGTGAGTCATGCGATCGCGACTTTAGAAGAGGAATTAGGTATACTTTTATTCGCTAGAGGTCGTCATGGTGCTGCTTTAACACCTGCGGGGGAGCGCATCCTGCATCATATTCGTCAGGCGATGCAGCATTTAGAGATGATGCAGCAAGAAGCCAACCTCCATAAAGGTTTACGAGACGAGATGCGTAAAGCCCCAGTATAA
- a CDS encoding FAD-dependent oxidoreductase, with protein sequence MKIAIIGGGASGMVTAYLLDKQGHHVTIFEKKPILGGHIRTLNKNIKPNQSDCEQILEGGVLEFPLNFHNFLKLMQELEVELEPVHIGSGLFLPDGHHILSSVMIQKNFTGIQHLIASLRLNTLYAGAAGLWLKTHFTPTQQLQNQPISKFLTRQCIRNDWLKLLMMYSYSMAFELIDNFPAEMGILTLRDYIFVNWVRVKRGVYSYIEKILERFRGEIFLNVEIVEIFRQANDVRIALSDGVKYLFDKVVFATPPDQVIKLLSDPNNEEIKRFSGWQKNQVKTIIHTDTSMYARHGIKEPAEFDFFKTNKGWGYNAYLNRLCGVSSSLQYSLAFNLDNLIAQNKILHIQEHHTPLYTVESFRYRNEIIMTNGENNTYHAGAYLGDGLHEGAITSAIRVAQLIG encoded by the coding sequence ATGAAAATCGCGATTATTGGGGGCGGAGCAAGCGGTATGGTAACGGCATATCTGCTTGATAAACAAGGTCATCACGTCACGATTTTTGAAAAAAAACCTATTTTGGGCGGACATATTCGCACATTAAATAAAAACATTAAACCTAATCAATCTGATTGTGAGCAAATTTTAGAAGGTGGTGTACTAGAATTTCCTTTGAATTTTCACAACTTTTTAAAATTAATGCAAGAGTTAGAGGTAGAATTAGAGCCAGTTCATATAGGTTCAGGATTATTTTTGCCAGATGGTCATCACATTCTCTCGTCTGTGATGATTCAAAAAAACTTTACAGGAATTCAGCATTTAATTGCATCTCTGAGGCTCAATACTCTCTATGCTGGTGCTGCTGGGTTATGGTTAAAAACGCACTTTACACCAACTCAGCAATTGCAGAATCAGCCAATTTCTAAATTTTTAACCAGACAATGTATCCGGAATGATTGGCTGAAATTATTGATGATGTATAGCTACTCAATGGCTTTTGAGCTAATTGATAACTTCCCCGCAGAAATGGGAATTCTTACCCTAAGAGATTATATTTTTGTCAACTGGGTGAGGGTGAAAAGAGGTGTGTATTCTTATATTGAGAAAATCTTAGAACGCTTTCGAGGTGAGATTTTTCTTAATGTTGAAATTGTAGAAATTTTTAGACAAGCTAATGATGTAAGAATTGCCTTATCAGATGGTGTGAAGTATCTTTTTGATAAAGTTGTTTTTGCAACACCACCTGACCAAGTAATCAAGTTATTATCTGATCCGAATAATGAAGAAATTAAACGATTTTCAGGATGGCAGAAAAACCAAGTAAAAACTATCATCCATACAGATACTTCCATGTATGCTCGACACGGCATTAAAGAACCTGCGGAATTTGATTTTTTCAAGACTAATAAAGGGTGGGGATATAACGCTTATCTCAACAGACTTTGTGGTGTATCATCTTCCCTTCAATACAGTTTGGCTTTTAATCTAGATAATTTGATTGCTCAAAACAAAATTCTTCATATTCAAGAACATCATACGCCCCTATATACGGTCGAATCCTTCAGATATAGAAACGAAATTATTATGACCAATGGTGAGAATAATACTTACCATGCAGGAGCTTATCTTGGAGATGGATTGCATGAAGGAGCTATCACTTCTGCAATTAGGGTTGCTCAGTTAATCGGATAA
- a CDS encoding glycoside hydrolase family 65 protein, giving the protein MIEDLSVENYPSTQELLETNDWNVIETEFDSSKLHHKETVFTLGNGYLGTRGTFEEGYPEDSAATLINGVYDDTAIAYTELVNCPNWLPLVVTVAGESFSMNAGEILNYERRLDLRLGLVSRDVRWRSPKGHTLDLHFQRFTSLADQHLLAIRCEITSVDFTGDIKVEVSFDAEPTTQGIPHWRTLNQGGVGEIIWLQSQTLGSEIQLGMAAKLVVDGEDTASVYVAQKSGFSSLTTTFSSHPGKTVAVEKIVTLFTSRETDNPIAAALQKLADEPRYATLLAAHIAAWEQVWQNSDILIEGDRLSQLSVRYNLFQVLAAAPRQDDRVSIPPKTLSGFAYRGHIFWDTEIFILPFLTYTQPAIARNLLTYRYHTLPGARRKAQEAGYQGAMFAWESATTGDEVTPRWVPDANGGLVRIWCGDIEVHITADVAYAVWHYWQTTDDDDWMRDYGAEIILDTAIFWESRVQWNPQRHSYDILDVIGPDENHDRVDNNAFTNLMVQWHLYSALALWDWFKHVYPEKSAQLVEQLNLTTERLHRWAEIQERIFVNQDAATGLIEQFEGFFQLEDVNLADYEPRTKSLQGLLGIEATSQKQILKQPDVLMLLYLLRQRYDYNTLKANWDYYNQRTDHTYGSSLGPAIHAVLACDLNQPTQAYTHFQRAALVDLEDVRLNAAEGIHAASAGGVWQAVVFGFAGIRLTQFGPMACPNLPPTWKRLKFRLQWRNEWHEFDLQPDMAMAMVVQEAKVPIYVSVMD; this is encoded by the coding sequence ATGATTGAAGATTTATCTGTTGAAAACTATCCATCCACCCAGGAACTGCTTGAAACCAATGACTGGAACGTTATTGAAACAGAATTTGATTCGTCAAAGTTACACCACAAAGAAACTGTCTTTACCCTTGGTAATGGTTATTTAGGCACACGGGGAACTTTTGAAGAAGGATATCCCGAAGATTCTGCGGCAACACTAATTAATGGTGTTTATGATGACACAGCCATTGCTTACACTGAACTGGTGAATTGTCCCAACTGGTTGCCCTTAGTGGTGACAGTTGCAGGAGAAAGCTTTAGCATGAATGCTGGCGAAATTCTGAATTATGAGCGTCGCCTTGACTTGCGTTTAGGTTTAGTTAGCCGTGATGTACGTTGGCGTTCTCCTAAAGGACATACTTTAGATTTGCACTTTCAGCGTTTTACCAGTTTGGCAGATCAACACCTCTTAGCAATTCGGTGTGAAATTACATCTGTTGATTTTACAGGTGATATCAAAGTTGAAGTCAGCTTTGATGCTGAACCAACAACTCAAGGTATCCCCCATTGGCGGACTTTAAACCAAGGTGGTGTAGGTGAAATTATCTGGCTGCAAAGTCAAACTCTGGGTTCAGAGATTCAGTTGGGGATGGCTGCCAAGTTGGTGGTAGACGGTGAAGATACTGCTTCTGTGTATGTTGCTCAGAAATCTGGATTTTCCTCATTGACAACTACTTTTTCCTCTCATCCAGGCAAGACGGTAGCTGTAGAGAAAATCGTCACCCTGTTTACTTCACGGGAAACAGACAACCCCATAGCAGCCGCCCTACAAAAACTAGCTGATGAACCCAGATACGCTACCCTACTAGCAGCGCACATTGCCGCCTGGGAACAAGTGTGGCAAAACAGTGATATTTTGATTGAAGGCGATCGCCTCTCCCAACTCAGTGTCCGTTACAATCTTTTTCAGGTACTAGCAGCCGCACCCCGCCAAGACGACAGAGTTAGCATCCCCCCCAAAACCCTCTCCGGTTTTGCCTATCGTGGACACATCTTTTGGGACACAGAAATTTTTATCCTGCCCTTTCTTACCTACACTCAACCAGCCATAGCCCGTAATCTACTCACCTACCGCTACCACACCTTACCAGGAGCTAGACGCAAAGCCCAAGAAGCTGGTTATCAAGGAGCCATGTTTGCTTGGGAAAGCGCCACCACAGGTGATGAAGTTACCCCCCGTTGGGTTCCAGATGCTAATGGTGGATTAGTCAGAATCTGGTGCGGTGATATTGAAGTGCATATCACTGCTGATGTCGCTTATGCAGTTTGGCATTACTGGCAAACTACCGATGATGATGACTGGATGCGGGACTATGGCGCAGAAATTATCCTCGATACAGCGATTTTTTGGGAAAGTCGGGTGCAGTGGAACCCACAGCGCCACAGCTATGACATTTTAGATGTCATCGGCCCTGATGAAAATCACGATCGCGTCGATAATAACGCTTTTACCAACCTCATGGTACAGTGGCATTTATACTCAGCTTTGGCACTGTGGGACTGGTTCAAACACGTCTACCCAGAAAAGTCGGCTCAGTTAGTAGAACAGCTGAACTTAACCACAGAACGTCTACATCGGTGGGCAGAAATTCAAGAACGGATATTTGTCAATCAAGATGCAGCCACAGGTTTGATTGAGCAATTTGAAGGATTCTTCCAGTTAGAAGATGTCAACTTGGCTGATTACGAACCCCGGACTAAATCTTTGCAAGGTTTATTAGGTATTGAAGCCACCAGCCAAAAGCAAATTCTCAAGCAGCCGGACGTATTGATGCTGCTTTACTTGCTGCGTCAGCGTTATGACTACAACACCCTCAAGGCCAACTGGGACTATTATAACCAGCGCACCGACCACACCTATGGTTCTTCCCTAGGCCCAGCAATTCACGCTGTCTTAGCTTGTGACTTAAATCAACCGACTCAAGCCTACACCCATTTCCAAAGAGCTGCATTAGTAGACTTAGAAGATGTCAGACTTAACGCCGCCGAAGGTATTCACGCCGCCAGTGCGGGAGGAGTTTGGCAAGCTGTAGTTTTCGGCTTTGCAGGTATCAGATTGACTCAATTTGGCCCAATGGCTTGTCCTAACTTACCACCTACTTGGAAACGTCTGAAGTTTCGCCTGCAATGGCGCAACGAATGGCATGAGTTTGACTTACAACCAGATATGGCAATGGCAATGGTAGTACAGGAAGCAAAAGTTCCTATCTATGTGAGTGTCATGGATTGA
- a CDS encoding AAA family ATPase produces the protein MSETRPVLIHLGEKLNQIVVGQSSLVQQLLVALLAGGHIILEGVPGTGKTLLVKVLAQLIQAEFRRVQLTPDVLPSDITGTNIFDLNSRNFTLKKGPVFTEVLLADEINRTPPKTQAALLEAMEEMQVTLDGESLPLPDLFWVIATQNPLEFEGTYPLPEAQLDRFLFKLVVDYPDQAAEKQMLLNRQNGFAARRWDINRLQAVATVAEILKARQAVKAVKVSEAIIDYLLALVRTSRQYPDLALGASPRAAGSWLQTSQAAAWLAGRDFVTPDDVKAVASPLLRHRLILKPEAMLDGLQIDAVIASVVNQVPVPR, from the coding sequence ATGAGTGAAACCCGTCCAGTCTTAATTCATCTTGGTGAAAAACTTAACCAAATCGTAGTAGGACAATCCAGCCTGGTACAGCAACTACTGGTAGCATTATTAGCAGGCGGACATATTATTTTAGAGGGTGTACCGGGAACAGGTAAAACACTCTTGGTAAAAGTCTTAGCGCAATTAATTCAAGCAGAGTTTCGCCGAGTGCAATTAACACCGGATGTATTGCCCTCCGATATTACTGGGACAAATATTTTTGATCTGAATAGTCGCAATTTTACTTTGAAAAAAGGGCCAGTATTTACCGAAGTGTTACTAGCAGATGAAATTAACCGTACTCCTCCCAAGACACAAGCGGCTTTGCTAGAAGCAATGGAAGAAATGCAAGTCACCCTAGATGGCGAAAGCTTGCCATTACCGGATTTATTTTGGGTAATTGCCACCCAAAACCCCTTAGAATTTGAAGGCACTTATCCTTTACCAGAAGCACAACTAGACAGATTTTTATTCAAGCTAGTAGTAGATTACCCTGATCAAGCTGCCGAAAAGCAAATGTTACTCAATCGTCAGAATGGTTTCGCAGCCAGGCGCTGGGATATTAACCGTTTGCAAGCAGTCGCCACAGTAGCAGAAATCTTAAAAGCAAGGCAAGCAGTCAAAGCAGTGAAGGTATCAGAGGCGATTATTGACTACCTATTAGCCTTGGTAAGAACATCACGCCAGTATCCTGACTTAGCTTTAGGTGCATCTCCTCGTGCGGCGGGTTCTTGGTTGCAGACATCTCAAGCGGCTGCTTGGTTAGCTGGTAGGGATTTTGTCACGCCAGATGATGTTAAAGCAGTAGCATCGCCCTTGTTGCGTCATCGTTTAATTCTCAAACCGGAAGCCATGCTAGATGGTTTACAAATTGATGCGGTAATTGCATCGGTAGTAAATCAAGTGCCAGTACCAAGGTAA
- a CDS encoding phytoene desaturase family protein, producing MKTDYLIVGSGLSALVFGALMAKAGKKVQVLESHEHPGGFGHTFTMAKKYKFNAQLHYVWDCGEGHTVNRVLKKLNLDKVVTFERYEPDGFDHMRMPGYSLDIPSQSQELIRRLSQLFPQNAEQIRQFILEVKKTSEGLKILSPPVIPTELFKHLSKVLSAVKYLHSTLQDVFDQFKLPQEAQTLLALQWPDFLLPPDQLSFYAWVILFTSYQEGAFYPTHHFDHVINSLVNSITENGGEVLLNLEVTDFTLTNKTITGVKAINRINQQKYEFTADTIICNIDPQKAAQMIGVENFSKKVRKKLNYEYSPSNFMAYCVVKDIDLRDYGFGKWNTFHTGHRGLNEAFYQMYEKHDYSNPSFAITTPTLMTDDERDCPEGYQIIEFLTVANYDYFKELQASNKKLYRRKKEEILNFILDVVEKNYIPDFRKYLVFKITGSPTTNERFCWCPKGNSYGSNLTPKNMGLGRLNHETSLNNFYFCNASSGYPGFAATFWTGAILYQRLSGDVILSKG from the coding sequence ATGAAAACAGATTACCTGATTGTAGGTAGTGGCTTGTCAGCATTAGTCTTTGGTGCTTTGATGGCAAAAGCTGGTAAAAAAGTTCAAGTCTTGGAGTCTCATGAGCATCCAGGAGGCTTTGGACATACGTTTACGATGGCAAAAAAATACAAGTTTAATGCCCAACTGCATTACGTTTGGGATTGTGGCGAAGGACACACTGTCAATCGAGTTTTAAAAAAATTGAACTTGGATAAAGTAGTCACCTTCGAGCGATATGAACCTGATGGCTTTGATCACATGAGAATGCCCGGCTACTCGCTGGATATTCCCTCACAATCTCAAGAGTTAATTCGGCGGTTATCTCAACTTTTTCCCCAAAATGCCGAGCAGATTCGGCAATTTATCCTGGAAGTTAAAAAAACCAGTGAGGGATTAAAGATATTATCACCCCCAGTCATCCCTACGGAATTATTTAAACATCTTAGTAAAGTATTATCTGCCGTCAAGTATTTGCATAGTACACTGCAAGATGTTTTTGATCAATTCAAATTACCTCAAGAAGCACAAACACTTTTAGCCTTGCAATGGCCAGACTTTTTACTACCTCCTGATCAACTTTCTTTTTACGCTTGGGTGATTTTATTCACTAGCTATCAAGAAGGTGCTTTTTATCCTACGCATCATTTTGATCATGTAATTAATTCTTTAGTTAACAGCATTACAGAAAATGGTGGTGAAGTTCTTCTTAATTTGGAAGTTACTGATTTTACACTCACCAATAAAACTATCACTGGAGTCAAGGCAATTAATAGAATCAATCAGCAAAAATATGAATTTACTGCTGACACTATTATCTGCAATATAGACCCTCAAAAAGCTGCCCAGATGATCGGAGTAGAGAATTTCTCAAAAAAGGTACGTAAAAAGCTTAACTATGAGTATTCCCCTTCCAACTTTATGGCCTACTGCGTTGTAAAGGATATTGATCTGCGAGACTATGGATTTGGCAAATGGAATACTTTTCATACTGGTCATCGGGGTTTGAATGAAGCATTTTATCAAATGTATGAAAAGCATGACTATTCTAATCCCAGTTTTGCCATTACTACACCTACGTTAATGACAGATGATGAACGTGACTGTCCAGAAGGATATCAAATTATCGAGTTTTTAACAGTTGCCAATTATGATTACTTTAAAGAATTGCAAGCAAGTAATAAAAAGCTTTACAGACGTAAAAAAGAGGAAATTTTAAACTTTATCCTAGATGTAGTCGAAAAAAACTATATTCCCGATTTTAGAAAATATCTCGTTTTTAAAATCACTGGTAGTCCTACGACTAATGAGCGGTTTTGTTGGTGTCCCAAAGGTAATTCCTATGGATCTAATCTCACCCCTAAAAATATGGGACTGGGCAGATTAAACCATGAGACATCTTTAAATAATTTTTATTTCTGTAATGCCTCATCTGGATACCCAGGTTTTGCAGCTACGTTTTGGACTGGGGCAATCCTCTATCAAAGATTATCAGGAGATGTGATTTTATCTAAAGGATGA
- a CDS encoding DevA family ABC transporter ATP-binding protein, whose product MLQAYTPEITDSSALEPVIAVHNLNHYFGSGGLRKQVLFEINLEIQAGEIVIMTGPSGSGKTTLLTLMGGLRSAQEGSMKILGQEICGAGKRQLTKLRRQIGYIFQAHNLMTFLTAKENVRMSLELHDEYLNQDINAKAIAMLESVGLGDHVNYYPENLSGGQKQRVAIARALVSHPKIVLADEPTAALDKKSGRDVVELMQKLAKEQGCTILLVTHDNRILDIADRIIYMEDGQLKSDDVDITANMH is encoded by the coding sequence ATGTTGCAAGCATATACCCCAGAAATTACCGATTCCTCTGCTTTAGAACCTGTGATTGCTGTACATAACCTCAATCACTACTTTGGCTCAGGTGGACTACGTAAACAAGTATTATTTGAGATTAATTTAGAGATTCAAGCTGGGGAAATTGTGATTATGACTGGCCCTTCTGGCTCAGGTAAAACTACCCTGTTAACTCTGATGGGTGGCTTACGTTCGGCTCAAGAAGGGAGTATGAAAATTTTAGGACAGGAAATCTGCGGTGCTGGTAAAAGACAGTTAACCAAATTACGCCGCCAGATTGGTTATATTTTCCAGGCGCATAACCTGATGACATTTTTAACAGCTAAAGAAAATGTGCGAATGTCTCTGGAATTGCATGATGAGTATTTAAATCAGGATATCAACGCCAAGGCGATCGCCATGCTAGAGAGCGTAGGATTGGGAGATCATGTAAATTACTACCCAGAAAATTTATCTGGGGGACAAAAACAACGAGTTGCGATCGCTCGTGCTTTAGTCAGCCATCCTAAGATTGTCTTAGCAGATGAACCTACAGCCGCACTCGATAAAAAATCTGGACGGGATGTTGTAGAACTAATGCAGAAATTAGCTAAAGAACAAGGCTGTACAATTTTGCTAGTTACCCACGATAACCGCATTTTAGATATTGCTGACCGAATTATCTATATGGAAGATGGTCAACTTAAAAGTGATGATGTAGATATTACTGCCAATATGCACTAG